In Ruminiclostridium josui JCM 17888, the genomic window TTAACAGTGTGAAAGTTCTCAGAATGGAAGTCCCTTGCTGCGGAGGAATTGTAAATGCGGTTAAAACTGCCTTGATTAATTCTGGAAAAATGCTTCCTTGGAGTATTGTAACAATAGGTACTAACGGAGAAGTACTGCAAAGTTAATTAGTGGAATTGGTGGTTTAAATTGAATATTTTTTCCATTATAATAGGTCTGTAGGCAAATTGTATGCCTGCAGGCCTTTTAATTTATAAATAGGAGGATTATTTATGCTTATAGGAATAATTGGAGCTATGGAACAGGAGATAAAGCTGTTGGCAGAAAGCATGCTTATAAACGAAACAAAAATTATTGCCATGCGTGAATATTATATCGGTAAACTATTTGGTAAAGACGTTGTTCTAGTTTTCTCAAAGTGCGGCAAGGTCGCAGCAGGTTCAACCGTTACTACACTTATAGAAACTTTTAAGGTTGATGTTGTTCTTTTTACTGGCGTTGCCGGAGGTGCAGACAAAAATCTAAAAATTGGCGATATAGTTGTTGCGGACAAGCTTGTTCAGCATGACATGGATGCAAGCTCCTTGCCTGGATTCAGCAAATTCGAAATACCTCTTTTAGGTGTGGGAACATTTATTGCTCCCTCTCATATGGTGTCGCTGGGTAAAAAATCTGCTGAGTTTTATGTATCTACTTGCTTAAAAACAGATGTAGATGAAAGCATATTAAAAGAGTTTAATATCTCTACTCCAAATATTGTAACAGGTACTGTGGCGAGTGGCGACCAATTTATTGCTGACAGCAGCAAGGTTTTAAGCCTTACACAAGAAATAGAAAATCTAAAGTGCATCGAAATGGAAGGTGCAGCTGTGGCTCAGGTTTGTTACGAACATGGTGTAGATTATATTATATTCCGTGTTATTTCCGACAAAGCAGATGAGCATGCAAATATTAACTTCCCCAGATTTATTGAAGAGGCAGCCTCTCATTTTACCAGAGGAATTATAGAACACTTTGTTTCAGAAATTGCATAAATTAAAGCCGGATTAAACCGGCTTTTGTTTTCTCTTTTTCATAAAATTAATTAACGTATTTGTTTTACATAATATATACCACTTCTTTTAAATATATCACATTTCAGTATAGTATCTGGATTTGAAATAAATTATATCTAGATATTATGTAACACCAATCACATAATCTTAATATAATACTAATGTGAATTAAGAAAATTATTTTTAGGTGATTTAATATGCCATTATCAGACCGAGAACTACTTGCAAGATTAATACGATGTGAAGCTGAAGGCGAAGGAGACGATGGTATGAGAGGGGTCGCCTCTGTCGTTATGAACCGAGTAACTGTCCCTTATGGCGAATTTTACAGACTAGTTCATGGCAATATCAGAGCTGCTATTTTTCAGCCCCGCCAGTTTACTTGTGTAATGGAAGTCGTTAATGGTCAATATAACCCTCAAAACATATATAATATGACTCCATTGCAAATACATTACGATATAGCCGATTGGGCTATGGCAGGGAACACTCTTGGTGCTGTAGTAAACTCTTTATGGTATTTCAATCCGTTCAAGCCCTCTTGTACTTCCTTTTTCCCTCCCGGTGAAAACGGAACGTTTTTGACTAGGATAAAACAGCACTGTTACTATATTCCAACTCAAAAATATGCACGTACCTAAATTTCAATGAATCTTAAAGAAAGGAAGTAAAGTAAATGAAAAGCTCACATACTCCATATTACAACATACCGGATTGCTATTTTGACGACCGGCAGAATAACAATATGATAAACCCCGGAAGTTTTCCTACCGGAATACCTACAGGCGGCCCTTATGGCTCTACAGCTATGGGCTCTACATCGACTAGTCAGACAATACCATTTATGAATACTCAAAACCAACCAATGACACAACCTCCAACTGTAAATCAGCAGCTAAATCCATTAGCACCCATTACCCCTACAACCGAAGCCCAGCCGATGACAACTCAAAGTATTGAGTATATGAACGGATTCTTAAGAACACAGATAGGTAAAACCGTTAGGGTAGAATTTCTTATCGGAACAGGAACGCTTATAGATAAATTCGGCACATTGCTTGCTGTTGGTGCTAACTATCTTGTATTAAGGCAGGCTGAAACCGATGATATCGTTGTTTGTGATTTCTTTACCATTAAATTTGTTACATTTTACCTTTAATCTAAAGTAAAATACTCCACTTCATTGATTAGAATAATGCAAGGTACAAATTGTATATTGATAATACATACTCAATATTCAATTTGTACCTTATATTTTATGTATCTATAATGACTGTTATTGGCATTATATGAATATATAAATGTTTTTTGGAGGGTAAAGTGAAAGATCAAAAACTCTGGAGATACTATGACTTGATAAAATTTCTGACATTGATTAACGGCGAGTTATATTTTGCACGTGCAGACAGTTTTAAAGATAAATATGAAGGTGCAATACCCAAGCAAACTTTTCAAAGTATGATAGAAAATTTCAAAGATTACAGCACTGCCAAAAACAAAGATGATATAATACTTGAATTCCAAAAAATTTTCAATGAAAAAAGAAAAAAAGCTGCAATAAGCTGCTGGCATATCAATGATACCGAATCTGCTGCAATGTGGGAATTATATTCAAAAGCTGGCTTTGGAATTGCAGTCAATACTACTATAGAAAAGCTGGCAAATTCATTGGTTATTCCCGAGGGATATAAAATGATTATGTCACAAGTAAACTATATAGATTTTGACAAGGAAAACAATACCGACTACATTTATAATGAACTTCTTCCTTTTAAAAATAAAAGAAAAGAATTTATTTACGAAAATGAGTTCAGAATTATTCTTTATAAGGAAAGTAAAGACTCAACCTCTGTTTCCTCTTACCCTGATAAAACCATTCTTGCTGACAAAGTGAGGCAAAGGTTTCATTTTGGGCTTGAAAATCTCCCCTCAGAAGGGATAAAAGTTAAAGTAGATCCTTCTAAAATCATTCTAGAGATACTGGCTTCGCCCTATATGAAAAATTACGAGGTAAAAGAAATCAAAAGACTTCTTGATATTATAAACAGCCACAATAACACGAACTTCACAATACGCCATTCTAACATTTATGACAATTTAAATTATTCAAAGTAAAAGTGGTTGTTGCAAAACATAAAGCTTTTTGATTTAATACCTGTACTCCCGTATAAAATTGTACCAATGATTTTTTTCAAAATCACATCCTGTGATTTGATTTTTCTAAAATTAAAAAAAGTACGAAAAATATTCTTTGAAAATAGCCTGAGAACGCCAAAAAACTCGCTAACATAGCGAGTTTTTAGACAAATTGTGGCGTGCCCATGGGGATTCGAACCCAAGACCTACGGCTTAGAAGGCCGTAAAATCGCGTTTTACTCAATTTATTGTGAACCACTTGATACTACTGCACTTTATAATTATTTGTTTTAACCCATTTTGTTGAGTATTTGACAACTTTTAAATTACTCAATAAGTAATTAAATACGATTTTAAAGTTTGGATGGGCAAATTTCACGGCATAAAACCATGTATCTTTCTAGTGAGTTAACAACATTTCTAAGATGAATTATTTCGATATCTTTATCTGTCATTTTATCGGATAATTCATTATATGCAGATGAATATTCATCCCATGCTTTTATTGCTTCTGTATTTTGTTGATTGCCATTCATAATACTTTTCTCTCCTAAATTTTAAATTTGGAGGAATGTGCAAAAATATAACATAAATAATGTGCCAAATTGTTTTTGACATAGGTAAAATTCTACAGTAAAATTAAATGTGAAATGTATGTCTATTCGTACATTTCTTGCACATACCTCGATATGGGGTGTGCTTAAAAGAGAGTTTATCCTATACTTCGCCGTGTAGTAAACTCTCTTTTTTTAACTCCCTTTCCAGTGCAATTTTCCTGATAAGTTATCACCTCCCCTAATAAATTTTTATTAAAATTGTGTTTTGAATGTTTTAATGAAAGAGTAATGTAATTTAATAAAAATATTTACCAAATATTGTTGTCAAAGTATATAATTAAATGTTACGATAATATTATAACAATTGGTACAAATTTTTCCATACATATATTTCTACAAAATTATATAAAATTCTATTTTTTATGTGCTTATATTACCTTGTATGGGGATAGTAACTGGAGGTTAACATGATAAACATTGCCGTTTTAGAAGATGATCCGAAAATTATTTCGGATTATGAAAAGAATCTGCCATGTATTTTAGAAAAAAATAATATTGAAGGAGAATTGATTGTTGTAACAGATTCACCAGATAGATTTATTGATAAAGTCAAAAAAAGTATTGTCAACGTCTGTATAATTGATATCAATCTTCGAACAAACACAACTGGAATGCACATTGCTGAACTTATACGTGAAGAAGGAATAAATTGTGAAATAATATTTATGACCGGTCACCTGGAATATATGCAACAGGCTTTTAGCGTAAAAGCATTTAATTTTATAACGAAGCCAGGTTGGTCAGCATTGGAAACAACACTAGTAAAAATATCAAGAGAGCAATCTAAGGGGCTAAGGTCGTGTATAGATATAAAATGTAATTCTCAAATTTTTTTTATTTCTATCAACGATATTTATTATATAGAACGAATTCAAACAAAAACTTATATATATACTAAAAATGATATTTATTCCACATATGAAGGGTTAGAGGAACTTGCCGCAAGAATAAACGATCCCCGAATTAAACGTTGTCATAGATCTATTTTTGTCAATATCGAATATATTCATTGTCTAGATATGAAAAGTAAGATTCTGACACTAACTAATGGAGTTAACTGTAATATAGGCCCCAAATACTATAATAATTTAAAAGATTGGAGGGACTTTTTATGTTTGTAGGCGTTTTATTAGTTAATACTTTTTTCGCTATGGTCACAGCATGGCTAATATTTTATTTTATTAAATCAACCTTTGTTATAAACATTACACAATCAAAATTGATTTGTTTTATTTTTAGTTTTGGTATTTTAAACGGTTCTGTATCATCTTTATGGACTAAATATATTAACTTCTCACAGAGTATTCAGCTAATAAAACCAATTTTATTACTAGTCTTAAGTGTTGTGCTTATAAAATTTCTTTTAAAGGCAGAATGGTTACAGGTAATTTTATCATTTTGCTTTATATCATTAATCATGGGCATATCAAACTTTTTGGTTCCAACGATTATTAAAGTTACTGTTGAAGATACCCAAACGGATTTTAAAACTTTTTTATTAGTTAATATACTAATAAACTTGTTAACTACACTAATTGTAGTTTTTACTCCTTACATAAAAAACATTGGTAAAGCCAAAAATCTTAATCCAATAGCATTTTTACTTTTACTTACTTTTGTAATAATGGCATTAAATTTTGGTGTCCACTATGTATCAAGTTTTAATCCGATTACTTTTACTGCTGCTTTGATATCATCGCTTGCTTATTTTTTATCTACGCTTATATACATATCTAGGTTTAGTAAATATGAACTTAAAATGGAAGAGCAAAAGCAACAAGCATTTTATAATGAATCACTGTCTACTTCCCTTCAAGATTTGCGAAGATTCAAGCATGACCAGAACAATCATTTGTCTGTCATCGAGGGTATGTTGAGGATGGGAAAAAGTCAGGAAGCATATTCTTATTTACAAGAGATAACGTCATCAAGTGATAATAATATAAATACAGCAATATTTAACTTAAGGAATGCAGGACTTTTTTCTATAATATCATCAAAGATGGATAGAGCAAAAAAATGTGAAGTAGATTTTAAATTAAATACTATTGGTGTTATTGACTCAATAGATAATATAAAGATATCCGACCTGTGTGAAATTATCGGTATTTATCTAGACAATGCAATCGAAGCTGCCTCCGAAAGTGATATGAAACAGGTTGAAGTATTGGTTATAAGTTCTGATACTAGTATAGACATAACTATTAAAAATAGTTGTAAACAGTCTCCTGTGATGCACAAAATAAAAATAGATGGATATTCATCAAAAACTGGTACTGATAGAGGTCATGGTCTATCTATAGTAGATAAAATCCTTCAAAAATATAAAAACGTATTGAATAATATAAATTTTGATGAAAATGCAATGCAATTCGTTCAAATGCTAAAGATTGAAAAAGGCTCATAAAGCCTTTTTCCGATTCTTAGCATTTTTTCTGATTATTTTATTAATGACTCCGGGCATTTTCTTTGATGCATAGACCAAAGCCAACATCCGTTTGCTGAAGCAGTTGAAAAGAATAAACTAATCATTGTTATCCCTAAAAGAACGAATAGTTTGATTTTATGTGGTCTTATCTTCATGATTTCCACCTCCTTGATTAGACAACGTATTGCCCGTTATTTTATAAACAATTGGTGTCAACATCAGGGATACAATTAAAGAATTCAAACAAATAAGATTGCTAAATTCACTAGGTACAAAAAATGATATTGAAAATAGTATCAATAATGATGTCAGTCCGAAAATCCTTAGTTTCTTTCTGTGATATTTAGAGCGAACAGGTTTGCATGGCAAATCAGCAGGAGCATATATAAACGATAGAATTATAGCAATAGGAAAGCCTACCAAATTGATATGCGGAATGTTAAACATTAAAGATAAATAAATGCTACCATATATGAAAATAGGATAGGTAATAATGCATTGTATCTGAGTTTTTGAATGTATTCCTCCTAAAAAAACTCGAAGCATCCCAAAGGTAACTATGGCTACCAGTACATGTGTTAATAGATTAAGGGGCAAAGAGATAAGTATCAAGGCTAATACTTTAGGAGTATCACTCAAAGCCATATAAAGACCGTATTCAATACGTTCGGCCTTATCTTGATATTCAGGTAAACTTTGAA contains:
- a CDS encoding 5'-methylthioadenosine/adenosylhomocysteine nucleosidase — translated: MLIGIIGAMEQEIKLLAESMLINETKIIAMREYYIGKLFGKDVVLVFSKCGKVAAGSTVTTLIETFKVDVVLFTGVAGGADKNLKIGDIVVADKLVQHDMDASSLPGFSKFEIPLLGVGTFIAPSHMVSLGKKSAEFYVSTCLKTDVDESILKEFNISTPNIVTGTVASGDQFIADSSKVLSLTQEIENLKCIEMEGAAVAQVCYEHGVDYIIFRVISDKADEHANINFPRFIEEAASHFTRGIIEHFVSEIA
- a CDS encoding cell wall hydrolase; the protein is MPLSDRELLARLIRCEAEGEGDDGMRGVASVVMNRVTVPYGEFYRLVHGNIRAAIFQPRQFTCVMEVVNGQYNPQNIYNMTPLQIHYDIADWAMAGNTLGAVVNSLWYFNPFKPSCTSFFPPGENGTFLTRIKQHCYYIPTQKYART
- a CDS encoding DUF2971 domain-containing protein, whose translation is MKDQKLWRYYDLIKFLTLINGELYFARADSFKDKYEGAIPKQTFQSMIENFKDYSTAKNKDDIILEFQKIFNEKRKKAAISCWHINDTESAAMWELYSKAGFGIAVNTTIEKLANSLVIPEGYKMIMSQVNYIDFDKENNTDYIYNELLPFKNKRKEFIYENEFRIILYKESKDSTSVSSYPDKTILADKVRQRFHFGLENLPSEGIKVKVDPSKIILEILASPYMKNYEVKEIKRLLDIINSHNNTNFTIRHSNIYDNLNYSK
- a CDS encoding LytR/AlgR family response regulator transcription factor, giving the protein MINIAVLEDDPKIISDYEKNLPCILEKNNIEGELIVVTDSPDRFIDKVKKSIVNVCIIDINLRTNTTGMHIAELIREEGINCEIIFMTGHLEYMQQAFSVKAFNFITKPGWSALETTLVKISREQSKGLRSCIDIKCNSQIFFISINDIYYIERIQTKTYIYTKNDIYSTYEGLEELAARINDPRIKRCHRSIFVNIEYIHCLDMKSKILTLTNGVNCNIGPKYYNNLKDWRDFLCL
- a CDS encoding sensor histidine kinase; the protein is MFVGVLLVNTFFAMVTAWLIFYFIKSTFVINITQSKLICFIFSFGILNGSVSSLWTKYINFSQSIQLIKPILLLVLSVVLIKFLLKAEWLQVILSFCFISLIMGISNFLVPTIIKVTVEDTQTDFKTFLLVNILINLLTTLIVVFTPYIKNIGKAKNLNPIAFLLLLTFVIMALNFGVHYVSSFNPITFTAALISSLAYFLSTLIYISRFSKYELKMEEQKQQAFYNESLSTSLQDLRRFKHDQNNHLSVIEGMLRMGKSQEAYSYLQEITSSSDNNINTAIFNLRNAGLFSIISSKMDRAKKCEVDFKLNTIGVIDSIDNIKISDLCEIIGIYLDNAIEAASESDMKQVEVLVISSDTSIDITIKNSCKQSPVMHKIKIDGYSSKTGTDRGHGLSIVDKILQKYKNVLNNINFDENAMQFVQMLKIEKGS
- a CDS encoding AgrD family cyclic lactone autoinducer peptide, with the translated sequence MKIRPHKIKLFVLLGITMISLFFSTASANGCWLWSMHQRKCPESLIK
- a CDS encoding accessory gene regulator ArgB-like protein; its protein translation is MLESITKSITNEIVQSLPEYQDKAERIEYGLYMALSDTPKVLALILISLPLNLLTHVLVAIVTFGMLRVFLGGIHSKTQIQCIITYPIFIYGSIYLSLMFNIPHINLVGFPIAIILSFIYAPADLPCKPVRSKYHRKKLRIFGLTSLLILFSISFFVPSEFSNLICLNSLIVSLMLTPIVYKITGNTLSNQGGGNHEDKTT